One window of the Nicotiana tabacum cultivar K326 chromosome 4, ASM71507v2, whole genome shotgun sequence genome contains the following:
- the LOC107760392 gene encoding transcription factor BEE 1 encodes MADHFINSPFSLFNIDSSMDFMNQFPEIINPCSSELSSFNLQSSMEFSHENVFTQVAEFPGNLQEYFQENFHQDDKINASVVPCGMVPINESKKRKTIDTPESSSAYSSPAVSANGTKRRSSKRRGNRVKSSDEKEEEKPKEVVHVRAKRGQATDSHSLAERVRRGKINEKLRCLQDIVPGCYKTMGMAGMLDEITNYVQSLQNQVEFLSMKLTAASSYYDFNSESDILVSMQRAKAFEALKMQKSKKELGCEGLSSNQAGPYDHNFGSYPLLPYKN; translated from the exons ATGGCTGATCATTTTATTAATTCAccattttctttatttaatattGATTCGAGTATGGATTTCATGAACCAGTTTCCAGAGATAATCAACCCTTGTTCCTCTGAATTGTCAAGCTTCAATTTACAGAGCTCAATGGAATTTTCCCATGAAAATGTTTTCACTCAAGTAGCTGAATTTCCAGGAAATTTACAggaatattttcaagaaaattttcatcAAGATGATAAGATTAATGCCTCAGTAGTACCTTGCGGTATGGTGCCTATCAATGAAAGCAAAAAGAGGAAAACAATTGATACACCAGAAAGCAGTTCAGCATATTCATCCCCTGCAGTTTCTGCTAATGGAACTAAAAGAAGAAGT AGTAAAAGAAGAGGAAACAGAGTGAAAAGTAGTGAtgaaaaggaagaagagaaacCAAAGGAAGTGGTCCATGTTAGAGCCAAAAGAGGCCAAGCTACTGATAGTCACAGCTTAGCAGAAAGG GTTAGAAGAGGAAAAATTAATGAAAAACTTAGGTGCTTGCAAGATATTGTTCCAGGATGCTACAAG ACAATGGGCATGGCGGGAATGTTGGATGAAATAACTAATTACGTACAATCTTTGCAAAATCAAGTGGAG TTCCTTTCCATGAAGCTTACAGCAGCAAGCTCATACTACGACTTCAACTCAGAGTCGGACATTCTCGTGTCAATGCAG AGAGCAAAGGCATTCGAAgcactaaaaatgcaaaagagcAAAAAGGAATTAGGATGTGAAGGGTTGTCTTCTAATCAAGCTGGACCGTATGACCATAATTTTGGCAGTTATCCCCTGTTGCCATACAAAAACTGA